Proteins found in one Amycolatopsis umgeniensis genomic segment:
- a CDS encoding ATP-binding protein: MNTHSSADRLRRLRWMLTALFTVMNTLGLVVFAWLLISEDGEQGEQRIDASLVQVTSSVSRLVAFDGTVDFGLVNTDVLNDRCPQFAILPGGAPAFQAHLSRAACVPMSAQLLNGLATEAVRTGKLVQGPQKGTDGSVVKVRAVPLRDTDGKTFAAVVAVQSTETEDDAHTRFTLLVVGGTVLLIAVLGFAGHLLSGRSIRPAAAALQQQEVLLAETAHDLRTPVAALRALAETAMANPAQSAELLPRTVRLAARMGGIIDDLLVRARLAAGVEQLSIQPIWLDQLVVGVVEDTATESAEVTVTAAPTKVDADPALLQRAIGNLLDNAVRYGRQPGAKAFVHLTVAGGTVTVADHGPGIDTTMAGDAFDRFASTGGSSGLGLSIVRWVAQAHGGTLAVYNADEGGAIFELRFPVSTS; this comes from the coding sequence GTGAACACCCATTCCTCGGCCGATCGGCTGCGCAGGCTGCGCTGGATGCTGACGGCGTTGTTCACCGTGATGAACACGCTCGGGCTGGTCGTGTTCGCGTGGCTGCTCATCAGCGAGGACGGCGAACAGGGCGAGCAGCGGATCGACGCCTCGCTGGTCCAGGTCACGTCTTCGGTCAGCAGGCTGGTCGCCTTCGACGGCACCGTCGACTTCGGTTTGGTCAACACCGACGTGCTGAACGACCGTTGCCCGCAGTTCGCGATCCTGCCCGGCGGCGCGCCCGCCTTCCAGGCGCACCTTTCACGGGCGGCCTGCGTCCCGATGAGCGCGCAGTTGTTGAACGGCCTCGCCACCGAAGCGGTCCGGACCGGCAAACTGGTCCAGGGTCCGCAAAAGGGCACCGACGGCTCGGTGGTCAAGGTCCGCGCCGTGCCGTTGCGCGACACCGACGGCAAAACTTTCGCGGCCGTCGTCGCGGTGCAGTCGACCGAAACCGAGGACGACGCGCACACCCGGTTCACGCTGCTGGTGGTCGGCGGCACCGTTCTGCTCATCGCGGTACTCGGCTTCGCCGGTCACCTGCTGTCCGGCCGCTCGATCCGGCCCGCGGCCGCCGCCTTGCAGCAACAGGAAGTTCTGCTCGCCGAAACCGCCCACGACCTCCGCACCCCGGTCGCCGCCCTGCGCGCGCTCGCCGAAACCGCGATGGCGAACCCCGCCCAGTCGGCGGAACTCCTGCCGAGGACCGTCCGCCTCGCCGCGAGGATGGGCGGGATCATCGACGACCTGCTCGTGCGGGCCCGGCTCGCCGCGGGCGTGGAACAACTGAGCATCCAGCCGATCTGGCTCGACCAGTTGGTGGTCGGCGTGGTCGAGGACACCGCGACCGAGAGCGCCGAAGTCACCGTCACCGCCGCGCCCACGAAGGTCGACGCCGATCCCGCGCTGCTGCAACGGGCGATCGGCAACCTCCTCGACAACGCCGTGCGCTACGGCCGCCAACCCGGCGCGAAGGCGTTCGTGCACCTGACCGTCGCCGGCGGCACCGTGACCGTCGCGGACCACGGCCCGGGTATCGACACCACGATGGCGGGCGACGCCTTCGACCGGTTCGCCAGCACCGGCGGGTCTTCCGGGCTCGGGCTGTCCATCGTGCGGTGGGTCGCACAGGCGCACGGCGGCACGCTCGCGGTGTACAACGCCGACGAGGGCGGCGCGATCTTCGAACTGCGGTTCCCGGTCAGCACTTCCTGA
- a CDS encoding YbaB/EbfC family nucleoid-associated protein, translating to MDSPFQLDMRAEYGRLAEDIRSTQGRMARIRATAESDDGLIGVTVGGAGELIELWLDPRIYRAPDSAALARDITRTFHRAVERSQEEVMEIVAGFLPADATPETTDLRFDPLLHELDRRRR from the coding sequence ATGGATTCGCCGTTCCAGCTGGACATGCGGGCCGAATACGGGCGGCTGGCCGAGGACATCCGTTCCACCCAAGGGCGGATGGCCCGGATCCGGGCCACCGCCGAATCCGACGACGGCCTGATCGGCGTGACCGTCGGCGGAGCGGGGGAACTCATCGAGCTGTGGCTGGACCCGCGGATCTACCGCGCGCCGGATTCGGCCGCGCTGGCACGGGACATCACCCGGACGTTCCACCGGGCCGTCGAACGCTCCCAAGAAGAGGTCATGGAGATCGTCGCGGGTTTCCTGCCCGCCGACGCCACCCCCGAGACGACGGATCTGCGGTTCGACCCGCTGCTGCACGAACTGGACAGGAGGCGCCGGTGA
- a CDS encoding type VII secretion target has translation MSGIDMSPGETTGQLNRLRAAGDDLEPAWLAQRGKIDAPGQIGGGPLGRAFTALYSAPRTAVAGAMDQIPGIYRQLADNGGQAVQAYEATDRAAAGQYDR, from the coding sequence GTGAGCGGCATCGACATGTCCCCCGGCGAGACGACGGGACAGCTGAACAGGTTGCGCGCCGCCGGGGACGACCTCGAACCGGCTTGGCTGGCCCAGCGCGGCAAGATCGACGCCCCGGGGCAGATCGGCGGCGGCCCGCTGGGACGTGCTTTCACCGCCCTCTACTCGGCACCGAGGACAGCGGTGGCAGGCGCCATGGACCAGATTCCCGGGATCTACCGGCAATTGGCGGACAACGGCGGCCAGGCGGTGCAGGCCTACGAGGCCACCGACCGCGCCGCCGCCGGCCAGTACGACCGGTGA
- a CDS encoding response regulator transcription factor: protein MTRVMVVEDDENLRLALVTQLRAAGFAVDDAGDIATADRLLRGTHHDCVVLDRMLPDGDAIDYVHMRRQLGWRAPVLFLTARDALADRVAGFEHGGDDYLVKPFVMAELTERVTNLCRRSAFDRPSVLHHEDLVMDCARREVRRAGVLLTLTNKEYAVLEYLLTRAGLPVQRADLIEHCWDAQADPMSNVVDVVVKRLRRKLKEPELIHAVRGLGYRLGAR from the coding sequence ATGACACGGGTGATGGTCGTCGAAGACGACGAGAATCTGCGGCTCGCGCTGGTCACGCAGCTGCGCGCGGCCGGCTTCGCCGTCGACGACGCGGGCGACATCGCGACCGCGGACCGGCTGCTGCGCGGGACGCACCACGACTGCGTGGTGCTGGACCGGATGCTCCCCGACGGCGACGCCATCGACTACGTCCACATGCGACGGCAGCTGGGCTGGCGGGCGCCGGTGCTGTTCCTCACCGCCCGCGACGCGCTCGCCGACCGGGTGGCCGGATTCGAGCACGGCGGCGACGACTACCTCGTGAAACCGTTCGTGATGGCCGAGCTGACCGAGCGGGTGACCAACCTGTGCCGCCGGTCCGCGTTCGACCGGCCCTCGGTGCTGCACCACGAAGATCTGGTGATGGACTGCGCGCGGCGCGAAGTGCGCCGGGCGGGGGTGCTGCTCACCTTGACCAACAAGGAGTACGCCGTGCTCGAATACCTGCTGACCAGGGCGGGGCTCCCGGTGCAGCGGGCCGATCTGATCGAGCACTGCTGGGACGCGCAGGCCGACCCGATGTCCAATGTGGTCGATGTGGTGGTGAAGCGGTTGCGCCGCAAGCTGAAGGAACCCGAGCTGATCCACGCCGTCCGCGGCCTCGGCTACCGGCTGGGCGCCCGGTGA